In Papaver somniferum cultivar HN1 chromosome 1, ASM357369v1, whole genome shotgun sequence, a genomic segment contains:
- the LOC113349803 gene encoding uncharacterized protein LOC113349803 yields MLYYAINRWQPPLIEKIKINLDVTVGSKGCGCAAVARDSNSDYQGGKSKELEFNSPSEAEANGALIVIGLAISKGFRNIILEGDSLTVINSLRYKNSDPPWRIRNKINNIGDKISSFNSVEFSIVKKDANVLA; encoded by the coding sequence ATGTTATACTACGCGATAAATAGATGGCAACCTCCTCTTATAGAGAAAATCAAGATAAACTTAGATGTGACGGTTGGGTCTAAGGGATGCGGTTGTGCTGCAGTTGCTAGAGATAGTAATTCTGATTATCAAGGTGGCAAGTCAAAAGAATTGGAGTTCAACAGTCCTAGTGAAGCTGAAGCTAATGGAGCTCTGATTGTCATAGGCCTGGCGATAAGTAAAGGTTTCAGAAATATCATCCTTGAAGGTGACTCCTTAACTGTCATTAACAGTTTGAGATATAAAAATTCAGATCCCCCATGGCGTATTAGGAACAaaatcaacaatattggggataAGATCTCAAGTTTTAACTCAGTTGAGTTCAGTATTGTCAAAAAAGACGCCAATGTGTTGGCTTAA